In one window of Janthinobacterium sp. 1_2014MBL_MicDiv DNA:
- the argB gene encoding acetylglutamate kinase, whose amino-acid sequence MNDDLTAVSPQIKAQILAEALPYIRNFHGKTIVIKYGGNAMTDERLKHGFARDVILLKLVGMNPVVVHGGGPQIDNALKKIGKQGTFVQGMRITDEETMEVVEWVLGGEVQQDIVMLINHYGGQAVGLTGKDGGLIRARKMQMPDREHPGEFLDIGFVGEIDAINPAVVKALQDDAFIPIISPIGFGQDGQAYNINADVVAGKIAEILKAEKLIMMTNIAGVQDKQGNLVTDLSAREIDEMFADGTISGGMLPKISSALDAAKSGVNTVHIIDGRIEHSLLLEVLTEQAFGTMIRSH is encoded by the coding sequence ATGAATGACGACTTGACGGCGGTGTCGCCGCAAATCAAGGCGCAGATTCTGGCCGAGGCCCTGCCATACATCCGTAATTTCCATGGCAAAACCATCGTCATCAAGTACGGTGGCAATGCCATGACGGACGAGCGCCTGAAGCACGGCTTCGCGCGCGACGTCATCCTGCTCAAGCTGGTCGGCATGAATCCCGTCGTAGTCCACGGCGGCGGCCCGCAAATCGACAATGCGCTGAAAAAAATCGGCAAGCAAGGCACCTTCGTGCAGGGCATGCGCATCACCGATGAAGAAACCATGGAAGTGGTGGAGTGGGTGCTGGGCGGCGAAGTCCAGCAGGATATCGTCATGCTGATCAACCATTACGGTGGCCAGGCCGTGGGACTGACAGGCAAGGACGGCGGCTTGATCCGCGCGCGCAAGATGCAGATGCCTGACCGTGAACATCCGGGCGAATTCCTCGACATCGGTTTCGTCGGCGAGATCGACGCCATCAACCCGGCCGTCGTCAAGGCACTGCAGGACGATGCCTTCATTCCCATCATCTCGCCGATCGGCTTCGGCCAGGATGGCCAGGCCTACAACATCAACGCCGATGTCGTGGCGGGCAAGATCGCGGAAATCCTGAAAGCGGAAAAGCTGATCATGATGACCAATATCGCCGGCGTCCAGGACAAGCAGGGCAACCTGGTGACCGACCTGTCGGCGCGCGAAATCGACGAGATGTTCGCCGACGGCACGATCTCGGGCGGCATGCTGCCGAAAATCTCGTCGGCGCTCGACGCCGCCAAGTCCGGCGTGAACACGGTGCACATCATCGATGGCCGCATCGAGCACTCATTATTGCTGGAAGTGTTGACCGAGCAGGCTTTTGGTACTATGATCCGTTCGCACTAA
- a CDS encoding cysteine-rich CWC family protein → MTACHTLANSNIAMSQCTLCGATFQCGQRDPNTNTPCWCTALPPAVPVPGSAAAGCWCPSCLQAHITALAPPVKAAASAK, encoded by the coding sequence ATGACAGCGTGTCACACACTTGCCAATTCAAACATAGCCATGAGTCAGTGTACCCTCTGCGGCGCCACTTTCCAGTGTGGCCAGCGCGATCCGAACACCAACACCCCGTGCTGGTGCACGGCCCTGCCACCGGCCGTGCCCGTGCCGGGCAGCGCCGCCGCGGGGTGCTGGTGCCCGTCCTGCCTGCAAGCCCACATTACGGCGCTGGCGCCTCCTGTAAAAGCGGCCGCATCGGCCAAATAA
- a CDS encoding pyrimidine 5'-nucleotidase: MPVSHLNRSSPVWLFDLDNTLHNASHAIFPTITANMNTYIARVLGDGVTPADDAVVNAARAAYWRRYGATLLGMVKHHQVQAAHFLHETHTFGDLRAMIRAERGLGALLKRLPGRKILLTNAPLRYSSDVMRHLGLRQHFSQHIAIEAMHVHRQLRPKPSTLMLRKLMRKHQIRPGRCILVEDTLANLKGAKRLGLRTAWVTQYLKMADPIGVATLPKALNRPAYVDVKVKSVRHLARRLHRLR, translated from the coding sequence GTGCCTGTGTCCCATCTTAACCGCTCGTCGCCGGTCTGGCTGTTTGACCTCGACAACACGCTGCACAATGCCTCGCACGCCATCTTCCCCACCATCACGGCCAATATGAACACGTATATTGCGCGGGTGCTGGGCGATGGCGTGACGCCGGCGGACGACGCCGTCGTCAATGCGGCGCGCGCGGCCTACTGGCGCCGCTATGGCGCCACTTTGCTGGGCATGGTCAAGCACCATCAGGTGCAGGCCGCGCATTTTCTGCACGAGACGCATACCTTCGGCGACTTGCGGGCCATGATACGCGCCGAACGGGGACTGGGGGCTTTACTCAAACGCCTGCCTGGCCGTAAAATTTTACTCACCAACGCGCCGCTGCGCTATTCGAGCGACGTGATGCGCCACCTGGGCCTGCGTCAGCATTTTTCACAGCATATCGCCATCGAGGCGATGCATGTGCACCGCCAGCTGCGGCCCAAGCCATCGACCCTGATGCTGCGCAAACTGATGCGCAAGCATCAAATCCGGCCCGGCCGCTGCATCCTGGTGGAAGATACGCTGGCCAACCTGAAGGGTGCAAAAAGACTGGGGCTGCGCACGGCATGGGTCACGCAATACCTGAAAATGGCCGATCCGATCGGGGTGGCGACGTTGCCAAAAGCGTTAAATCGCCCCGCTTACGTCGATGTCAAAGTAAAATCTGTCCGGCATTTGGCACGCCGCCTTCATCGCCTGCGTTGA
- a CDS encoding response regulator: MRFRDIRIGVRINAGYAILIGLMLVVIVLAGSRIYAIRAETDDILQRDWVAAKATSKIHGLAREAATRIASLPIQHQLALRQANQARLEAIRQGIDEQVRILDSLDARSDERRLLAQMHHARTDYYASLQTMFALVERGDDAAAEQAMQTQTLPVLEKVLLYVGQLDDLQQQQIRDSAARIRSDIDTSLMLMGGIGLAALLIGLAFAWSARSITRPLGEAVAIATRVANGDYSSVIEVTSRDETGELMQALKNMSTSLAVEQDLRHAVEVAEDATKMKSDFLANMSHEIRTPMNGIIGMTHLALQTELTPTQRNYLEKVESASKNLLAIIDDILDFSKIEAGKMAFEKVDFFLEDVLAQIADLSVMRAQDKGLELLFDVAPDVPNALQGDPLRLGQVLINLTNNAIKFTDKGEIVVSIRLRQLEEHAAVLRVDVRDTGIGLTPPQRSKLFQAFTQADTSTTRHHGGTGLGLTISKRLVEMMEGEIDLESEAGVGSTFFFTARFGLAAVPRDSLPQLQHQQRFEGLRVLVVDDNPSAREIFVGMLTALGFEARAVYSGTLAIGAVAQARAEGRPYGLLLMDWKMPGMNGLDTLAGIRADAAGIDATPACIMVTAFHREALLEAAQQRELPLDGVLNKPVSASTLLDQISFVFGGVTGQSRKTQRQSSYRDDERALRGAWLLLVEDNEVNQEVAQQILSDAGIRVDIAGNGAIALAKIAENPYDGVLMDCQMPVMDGYQATRKLRQDPRYSNLPVIAMTANAMVGDKEKCLDAGMNDFIAKPIDVAQLFGTLARWIAPAMPQEVNVAVAQADAELPVVAGLKMAEAMRRVGGNAALMRKLLDRFVETQFDAMLRIAAAIENNQLETAIREAHTLKGLAGNIGASGLADSAARVEHLLSLGSHDGLPQALAACTLALDELVPKIVLAMQARGAVAEAAGVAVTQVDRARLEAGLRELSQLLLQDDAQAVKHLDGIGPVLVAAGQAEHARQLKRMLGQYDFEGALAQLGEVAEALELTL; encoded by the coding sequence ATGCGTTTCAGGGATATCCGGATCGGCGTGCGCATCAATGCGGGCTATGCCATCCTGATCGGGCTGATGCTGGTCGTCATCGTCCTCGCGGGTAGCCGCATCTATGCGATCCGCGCCGAGACCGACGATATCCTGCAGCGCGACTGGGTTGCCGCCAAGGCCACCAGCAAGATCCATGGCCTGGCGCGCGAGGCGGCCACGCGCATTGCCAGCCTGCCGATCCAGCACCAGCTGGCGCTGCGCCAGGCGAACCAGGCGCGCCTGGAGGCGATCCGGCAGGGCATCGACGAGCAGGTGCGCATCCTCGACAGCCTCGATGCGCGCTCCGACGAGCGGCGCCTGCTCGCGCAGATGCACCATGCGCGCACCGACTATTACGCGTCGCTGCAAACGATGTTCGCGCTGGTCGAGCGCGGCGACGATGCGGCCGCGGAGCAGGCCATGCAGACGCAGACCCTGCCCGTGCTGGAAAAGGTGCTGCTGTACGTGGGCCAGCTCGATGACTTGCAGCAGCAGCAGATTCGCGACAGCGCGGCCAGGATACGCAGCGACATCGATACCTCGCTGATGCTGATGGGCGGCATCGGCCTTGCCGCCTTGCTGATCGGCCTGGCCTTTGCCTGGTCGGCGCGCTCGATCACGCGTCCGCTGGGCGAGGCGGTGGCGATCGCCACCCGCGTGGCCAATGGCGACTACAGTTCCGTCATCGAAGTGACGTCGCGCGACGAGACGGGCGAATTGATGCAGGCGCTGAAGAACATGAGCACCAGCCTGGCCGTCGAGCAGGACCTGCGCCATGCCGTGGAGGTGGCCGAGGATGCGACCAAGATGAAATCGGACTTCCTGGCCAATATGTCGCACGAGATCCGCACGCCGATGAACGGCATCATCGGCATGACCCACCTGGCGCTGCAGACCGAGCTCACGCCAACCCAGCGCAACTACCTGGAGAAGGTGGAGTCGGCGTCGAAAAACCTGCTGGCCATCATCGACGACATCCTCGATTTCTCGAAGATCGAGGCGGGCAAGATGGCCTTTGAAAAGGTCGATTTCTTCCTCGAGGACGTGCTGGCGCAGATCGCCGACCTGTCCGTGATGCGGGCCCAGGACAAGGGTCTCGAACTGCTGTTCGACGTCGCCCCCGACGTGCCCAATGCGCTGCAGGGCGATCCCCTGCGCCTGGGCCAGGTGCTGATCAATCTGACCAACAACGCCATCAAATTCACGGACAAGGGCGAGATCGTCGTCAGCATCCGCCTGCGGCAGCTCGAAGAGCACGCGGCCGTGTTGCGCGTCGACGTGCGCGACACGGGCATCGGCCTGACGCCGCCGCAGCGCAGCAAGTTGTTCCAGGCATTTACCCAGGCCGACACTTCCACCACGCGCCACCATGGCGGCACGGGCCTGGGACTGACCATCAGCAAGCGCCTGGTGGAAATGATGGAAGGCGAGATCGACCTGGAAAGCGAAGCGGGCGTGGGCAGCACCTTCTTCTTCACGGCGCGCTTCGGCCTGGCCGCCGTGCCGCGCGACAGCCTGCCGCAACTGCAGCATCAGCAGCGCTTCGAGGGCCTGCGCGTGCTGGTGGTCGACGACAACCCCAGCGCGCGCGAGATCTTCGTCGGCATGCTGACGGCCTTGGGCTTCGAGGCGCGCGCCGTGTACAGCGGCACGCTGGCCATCGGCGCCGTGGCACAGGCGCGCGCCGAAGGGCGGCCGTATGGCTTACTGCTGATGGACTGGAAGATGCCGGGCATGAACGGCCTCGATACTCTGGCCGGCATCCGTGCCGACGCCGCCGGCATCGATGCGACGCCGGCTTGCATCATGGTCACGGCATTTCACCGCGAGGCGCTGCTGGAGGCGGCGCAGCAGCGCGAGCTGCCGCTCGACGGCGTCTTGAACAAGCCGGTCAGCGCTTCGACCCTGCTCGACCAGATCTCGTTCGTGTTTGGCGGCGTGACGGGACAGAGCCGCAAGACGCAGCGCCAGAGCAGCTACCGCGACGACGAGCGCGCCCTGCGCGGCGCCTGGCTGCTGCTGGTGGAAGACAATGAGGTGAACCAGGAAGTGGCGCAGCAAATCCTCAGCGACGCCGGCATCCGCGTCGACATCGCCGGCAATGGCGCCATCGCGCTGGCGAAGATCGCGGAAAACCCCTATGACGGCGTGCTGATGGACTGCCAGATGCCGGTGATGGACGGCTACCAGGCCACGCGCAAGCTGCGCCAGGATCCGCGCTATTCGAACTTGCCCGTGATCGCCATGACGGCCAATGCCATGGTGGGCGACAAGGAAAAATGCCTGGACGCCGGCATGAACGACTTCATCGCCAAGCCGATCGACGTGGCCCAGCTGTTCGGTACCCTGGCGCGCTGGATCGCGCCGGCCATGCCGCAGGAAGTCAATGTGGCGGTGGCGCAGGCGGACGCGGAATTGCCCGTGGTCGCCGGCCTGAAAATGGCGGAGGCCATGCGCCGCGTGGGCGGCAATGCCGCTTTGATGCGAAAATTGCTGGACCGCTTCGTGGAAACCCAGTTCGACGCCATGCTGCGCATCGCCGCCGCCATCGAAAACAACCAGCTCGAGACGGCCATCCGCGAAGCACACACGCTGAAAGGCCTGGCGGGCAATATCGGCGCCAGCGGCCTGGCCGACAGCGCGGCGCGGGTCGAGCATTTGCTCAGCCTCGGTTCGCACGACGGCTTGCCGCAGGCGCTGGCCGCCTGCACCCTGGCGCTCGACGAGCTGGTGCCGAAGATCGTGCTGGCCATGCAAGCGCGTGGCGCCGTCGCGGAAGCGGCCGGCGTCGCGGTGACGCAGGTGGACCGGGCGCGCCTGGAGGCCGGCTTGCGCGAGCTGTCGCAGCTGCTGCTGCAGGATGATGCGCAGGCGGTCAAGCATCTCGATGGCATCGGCCCCGTGCTGGTCGCGGCAGGGCAGGCGGAACACGCGCGGCAACTCAAGCGCATGCTGGGACAATACGATTTCGAAGGTGCGCTGGCGCAGCTGGGCGAGGTGGCCGAAGCGCTGGAGCTGACACTGTGA
- a CDS encoding TraB/GumN family protein: protein MLPLQAALADATPVVQNRGALFKVQDAGHTLYLFGTIHVGAPDFYPLEPTVTQALEGAGALALEIDPGADPRAALGAVLKYGMDTPGSKVPADCRQTLAPRLAPLLQKYGIAPESVAPMKPWMLASMLAIGEFSTLGYRSDLAVDNYLSQQAKARKIPVLELESMEGQMALFGAMTPADQCRFLEDGVTSIEEQEQSQEAREIANAWRTADAAAFDKLAAKAAQDPSFAAQFVQKVLLDGRNPALADGIAKLLAREKHSLAAIGVLHLVGTKSVPELLRQRGLKVERVY from the coding sequence TTGCTGCCGTTGCAGGCGGCCCTTGCCGACGCGACGCCGGTGGTGCAAAACCGGGGCGCCCTGTTCAAGGTGCAGGACGCCGGACATACCCTGTATTTGTTCGGCACCATCCACGTCGGCGCTCCCGATTTTTACCCGCTCGAACCGACGGTGACGCAGGCATTGGAGGGCGCCGGCGCGCTGGCGCTGGAGATCGATCCGGGCGCCGACCCGCGCGCCGCCCTCGGCGCCGTGCTGAAGTACGGCATGGATACGCCGGGCAGCAAGGTGCCGGCCGACTGCCGCCAGACCCTGGCGCCGCGTCTGGCGCCGTTGTTGCAAAAATACGGCATCGCGCCAGAGTCGGTGGCGCCGATGAAGCCGTGGATGCTGGCCAGCATGCTGGCCATCGGTGAATTTTCCACGCTCGGCTACCGCTCCGACCTGGCCGTCGACAATTATCTGTCGCAGCAGGCCAAGGCGCGCAAGATCCCCGTGCTGGAACTCGAATCGATGGAAGGCCAGATGGCGCTGTTCGGCGCGATGACGCCAGCCGACCAGTGCCGCTTCCTGGAAGACGGCGTGACCTCGATCGAGGAGCAGGAGCAAAGCCAGGAAGCGCGCGAGATCGCCAATGCCTGGCGCACGGCCGATGCGGCCGCGTTCGACAAGCTGGCGGCCAAGGCCGCGCAAGATCCGTCGTTCGCCGCGCAGTTCGTGCAAAAGGTGCTGCTCGACGGCCGCAATCCGGCCCTGGCCGACGGCATCGCCAAGCTGCTGGCGCGCGAAAAGCACAGCCTGGCCGCGATCGGCGTGCTGCATCTGGTCGGGACGAAAAGCGTGCCGGAGCTGCTGCGCCAGCGGGGCCTGAAGGTGGAACGGGTGTATTAA
- the pabB gene encoding aminodeoxychorismate synthase component I: MSTDCFALLDDASTPGAGSRLYTGLAAVLQCSEGEQWPALLEGLQAALDRGQYAVSVCSYELGAHLLAMPPRAASLDAPPLAQVLVFEHCRQLSQDAVAQWLADHAPASDTPAGVAGIRANIDQAEFTRALDRIHDYIVAGDTYQVNYTYRLRFDAFGSPLALYARLRARQPVPYGALVMLPDGGALLSLSPELFVRHAQGELMARPMKGTAPAAPAEQGEENARRAAALARDPKNRAENLMIVDLLRNDIGRIAATGSVKVPALFEVTRYSSVLQMTSTVQARLRDDATLSDIFLALYPCGSITGAPKRRTMEIIAELEPAPRGVYTGAIGWFDPPLAGTSHAVGDFCMSVPIRTLALQPPGAGGMRRGEMGVGAGIVLDSDAADEYAECQLKARFLTGLANDFELFETLYASRDHGCRQPERHLARLAASAAYFGFIWDDGAAHAALQAACAERSDDAPFRLRLALRQDGQFTVQSGALAALPDTVKIMLAPDATVADDLFLRHKSSVRTRYDAAWRAAEAQGGFDMLFFNERGELTEGGRSNVFVRLDGRWHTPPLACGLLPGVQRAAMLADPAWDAQETIITRAMLAKAEAIVVCNALRGALPAQLTASS; encoded by the coding sequence ATGTCCACCGACTGTTTCGCCCTGCTCGACGACGCCAGCACCCCTGGCGCCGGTTCGCGCCTGTACACGGGCCTGGCGGCGGTCTTGCAATGCAGCGAGGGGGAACAGTGGCCGGCCCTGCTCGAAGGGCTGCAAGCGGCCCTGGATCGCGGCCAATACGCCGTCAGCGTGTGCAGCTACGAACTGGGCGCGCACTTGCTGGCCATGCCGCCGCGCGCGGCCAGCCTCGACGCGCCGCCGCTGGCGCAGGTGCTCGTCTTCGAGCACTGCCGGCAGCTGTCGCAGGACGCCGTGGCGCAGTGGCTGGCGGATCACGCGCCGGCCTCCGACACGCCGGCTGGCGTGGCCGGCATCCGCGCGAATATCGACCAGGCCGAATTCACGCGCGCGCTGGATCGCATCCACGACTACATCGTGGCCGGCGACACCTACCAGGTCAACTACACCTACCGCCTGCGCTTCGACGCCTTCGGCTCGCCGCTGGCCCTGTATGCGCGGCTGCGCGCGCGCCAGCCCGTGCCGTATGGCGCGCTGGTGATGCTGCCCGATGGCGGCGCCCTGCTGTCGCTGTCGCCCGAACTGTTCGTGCGCCATGCGCAGGGCGAGCTGATGGCGCGCCCCATGAAAGGCACGGCGCCGGCCGCCCCCGCAGAACAGGGGGAAGAAAATGCGCGCCGCGCCGCCGCCCTGGCACGGGACCCGAAAAACCGCGCGGAAAACCTGATGATCGTCGACCTGCTGCGCAACGACATCGGCCGCATCGCCGCCACCGGCTCCGTCAAGGTGCCCGCCCTGTTCGAGGTGACGCGCTACAGCAGCGTGCTGCAGATGACCTCCACCGTGCAGGCGCGCCTGCGCGACGACGCCACCCTCAGCGACATCTTCCTGGCCCTGTACCCGTGCGGCTCGATCACGGGCGCCCCCAAGCGACGCACCATGGAAATCATCGCCGAACTGGAACCGGCGCCGCGCGGCGTCTACACGGGCGCCATCGGCTGGTTCGATCCCCCGCTCGCCGGCACCAGCCACGCCGTGGGCGACTTCTGCATGTCCGTGCCGATCCGCACGCTGGCCCTGCAGCCGCCCGGCGCCGGCGGCATGCGGCGCGGTGAGATGGGCGTCGGCGCCGGCATCGTGCTCGACAGCGATGCCGCGGACGAATACGCGGAATGCCAGCTCAAGGCGCGCTTCCTGACGGGGCTGGCGAACGACTTCGAGCTGTTTGAAACCCTGTACGCCAGCCGCGACCATGGCTGCCGCCAGCCCGAGCGCCACCTGGCGCGCCTGGCCGCCTCCGCCGCCTACTTCGGTTTTATCTGGGATGACGGCGCCGCCCACGCCGCGCTGCAGGCCGCCTGCGCCGAACGCAGCGACGACGCGCCGTTCCGCCTGCGCCTGGCGCTGCGCCAGGATGGCCAGTTCACGGTGCAAAGCGGTGCCCTCGCCGCCTTGCCGGACACGGTGAAGATCATGCTGGCGCCGGACGCCACCGTGGCAGACGACCTGTTCCTGCGCCACAAGAGCAGCGTACGCACGCGCTACGACGCCGCCTGGCGCGCTGCCGAGGCACAAGGCGGCTTCGACATGCTGTTCTTTAACGAGCGCGGCGAGCTGACCGAGGGCGGGCGCAGCAATGTCTTCGTCCGGCTGGACGGCCGCTGGCACACGCCGCCGCTAGCCTGTGGCCTGTTGCCCGGCGTGCAGCGCGCCGCCATGCTGGCCGATCCGGCCTGGGATGCGCAGGAAACCATCATCACGCGC
- the slmA gene encoding nucleoid occlusion factor SlmA, giving the protein MASTPPGQRRLQILQALAAMLEQPKGEKITTAALAARLAVSEAALYRHFASKAQMFEGLIEFIESSVFGLINQIAEKHSDGMTQTRDIIGMLLNFAISNPGMTRVLIGDALVNEDERLQVRMNQFYDRVELALKQALRVAASEGHGKESEVAARATLIVSFVIGRWHRYAKSGFKINPSQEAALQIAMLLG; this is encoded by the coding sequence ATGGCAAGCACACCGCCGGGCCAACGCAGGCTACAAATTCTTCAGGCCCTCGCCGCAATGCTGGAGCAGCCGAAAGGCGAAAAAATCACCACTGCCGCACTGGCTGCCAGACTGGCCGTGTCGGAAGCGGCCCTGTACCGCCATTTCGCCAGCAAGGCGCAAATGTTCGAAGGGCTGATCGAATTCATCGAGTCGAGCGTCTTCGGCCTGATCAACCAGATCGCGGAAAAGCACAGCGACGGCATGACGCAGACGCGCGACATCATCGGCATGCTGCTCAATTTCGCCATCAGCAACCCGGGCATGACGCGCGTGCTGATCGGCGACGCCCTGGTCAATGAGGACGAGCGCCTGCAAGTGCGCATGAACCAGTTCTACGACCGCGTGGAACTGGCGCTCAAGCAGGCCTTGCGCGTGGCCGCGTCCGAAGGCCATGGCAAGGAAAGCGAAGTGGCGGCGCGCGCCACCCTGATCGTCAGCTTCGTCATCGGACGCTGGCACCGCTATGCGAAAAGCGGCTTCAAGATCAATCCATCCCAGGAAGCGGCGCTGCAAATCGCCATGCTGCTGGGATAA